A part of Paraliobacillus zengyii genomic DNA contains:
- the mnhG gene encoding monovalent cation/H(+) antiporter subunit G, with protein MTEIIISFFVLLGALFMLLGAIAIVRLPDAYTRINAATKAATLGVIGIMIGVFLFFVFAENSISGKILLTIIFVFLTAPISGFMMARSAYHTKVPIWKHNTRDDLKDALKEKN; from the coding sequence TTGACAGAGATAATAATTAGTTTTTTTGTACTACTTGGTGCGTTGTTTATGCTGTTAGGTGCAATTGCTATTGTACGTTTACCTGATGCATATACACGTATTAATGCAGCAACTAAAGCTGCAACACTAGGTGTTATTGGCATTATGATCGGTGTATTCTTATTCTTTGTATTTGCAGAGAATAGTATAAGCGGGAAGATTTTATTAACAATTATTTTTGTGTTTCTTACAGCCCCCATTTCCGGTTTTATGATGGCACGTTCCGCTTATCATACAAAAGTACCAATATGGAAACATAATACGAGAGATGATTTGAAGGATGCATTGAAAGAAAAAAATTAA